TCTAAGCAGTTCTTCTTTCTCTATCTCTTATCAGGAATGATGGGCAATCTCTTTGTTTTTGCTTTCACACCAAAAGTCCTAGCAGCAGGGGCCTCCACTTCCCTATACGGGCTATTTGCTGCGATTATCGTCTTGCGTTACGCAACTCGCAACCCCTATATTCAGCAGTTGGGGCAATCCTATCTGACACTTTTCGTGATAAATATTATCGGAAGTGTTCTGATTCCAGGAATCAGCCTATCTGGGCATATCGGTGGCGCAGTAGGAGGGGCCTTTCTAGCAGTCATCTTCCCAGTCAAATGGGAGAGAAGGATGTACAGTACCAGCCAGCGAATCGGAGCAACTGTACTTTATATCGCACTAGCCGTTTTCCTATGCTATAAGGGAATGAGCTATGTGTAGGGGGGATAGTTAAAAAGCTACTCAAAAATGAGTAGCTTTTTGTGTAGATTGGAACCATTCGAAACAACACAGCTCTATAACTAGGAAATATTGATACTATCAACTCCGCACATCCTACATAGACAGTTTACCTAATGTTTTTTAATATTCTCCAAAACTATATCTTATACAAATTATTTAATCTTTCTAACTCTAATACATTCATGCATACTTCTACTCCAGTAACTACCCCCTTGCTATGAATAAATCCACAAGAAAACACAATCCTCTCCTTACTCAAAATATTTGACAATATTACTAATGCTTCTAAAACATAATCCTCTATGGCAATAAAACTATTGTTTTCATCTTTGAAAAACTTTATAAATCCAATATCCTTACACCTATCACCAAAATAAAACCTAAGTGATTTTAAATAATAATCAAAAAACACATCAATCTCCATAGAAACCCCCTTCATTTTTAAAATATTCTGTTATATCATACAAAAAAGTTTTGGAACCATTCGAAACAACACAGCAAGTTAAAATAAGGCTTTGTCCGTGCACAACTTGAAAAAGCGAGCACCGACTCGGTTGCTAATAAGTCATCTGCAAAGATGGCTTTTTTATTGCAAACTTCAACACAAAAACAAAGCCCTTCTTTAAGAGCCTTGTTTTTCTTCTATTCCCCCTCAGCTAGCTCTTTCCCAAGTTGGATGAGATAGTCTTTCAAGTCGTCTTTGACTTGTGGATGTTTGAGAGCGTAGTCGATGGAGGTTTTCATAAAGCCAAACTTGTCTCCAACATCGTAACGAGCCCCCTTGAACTCACGAGCAAATACACGTTGTGTTTTATTGAGGGTGTCGATTGCATCTGTCAGCTGAATTTCATTTCCTGCACCTGGAGCTTGGTTTTCGAGGATTTGGAAAATTTCTGGTGTGAGAAGGTAACGTCCGATGATAGCAAGGTCGCTAGGAGCATCCTCTGGTGCAGGTTTTTCAACGAAGGTTTCAACACTGTAAAGACCGTCTTTTCCTTCGCCTTGCGGAGCAATAACCCCATAAGCAGATACTTCGTCATGAGGGACTGGCATGACAGCGATAGTAGACGCGTGGGTACGCTCGTAGTCATCCATGAGTTGTTTGGTAAGTGGAACAGCCTTTTCGTCTGTGATATCCATCAAGTCATCACCAAGCATAACGACAAAAGGTTCATTTCCAACGAAAGCTTTGGCTTGCAAGACAGCATCTCCGAGACCACGTGGATGTGTTTGACGGATAAAATGCAGGCGCATGCCGGTTGTCTCATCAACTAGCTTCAGAAGATCTGTTTTCCCTTTTTCTTTGAGGTTGTATTCCAATTCGAAGTTTGAATCGAAGTGGTCCTCGATAGAACGTTTTGACTTACCCGTAACAACCAAGATGTCTTCGATTCCAGACTTGAGGGCTTCTTCAACGATAAACTGGATAGTTGGCTTGTCTACGATTGGCAACATTTCCTTGGCCAAGGCCTTAGTTGCTGGGAGGAAACGAGTTCCCAATCCAGCGGCAGGGATGACTGCTTTTCTGACTTGTTGTTTCATAATGTTCCTTTCTATAAAGGTCTATGACCATTCGTTTTCTGCTTTAAATTCATTGCTCATGATGTCAGTGATTGCTTCTTTGATGTTGACACCTTCATAGATAACTCGGTAGATGGCCTGTGTGATTGGCATGTAGACACCCAATTCCTGAGCTAGCTCGTAAGCCGCTCGAGTTGTTGAGATTCCTTCGATAACCATGCCCATGTTTGCTTCGATGTCTGCGAGGGATTCTCCACGACCGAGAGCATCACCTGCCCTCCAGTTACGAGAGTGGACAGATGTCCCCGTTACGATCAAATCCCCAACTCCAGAAAGCCCGCTATAAGTCAGAGGGTTAGCTCCAAGAGCGACCCCTAGACGGGTGATTTCAGCCAAGCCACGGGCAATGATAGCCGCCTTGGCATTGTCGCCAAATCCTAGACCATGTAATGCGCCTGCACCAACTGCGATGATGTTTTTGAGAGCACCAGCGGTTTCAACTCCGATAACATCCGTATTAGTATAGAGACGGAAGTAGTGATTGCTAAAGAGATTTTGGACGTACTGGGCAGTTTCGAGGTCTTTAGAGGCTGCAGTGATCAAGGTAATATCTCGCACAATAGTTTCCTCAGCGTGGCTAGGTCCTGAAACAACGACGACTTCACTACGGAGATCGACTGGAATTTCCTCTTCAAGAATAGTTGATAGACGTTTGTGGCTATCTGGTTCCAATCCTTTGGAGGCATGCATGATGACAACCTTGTGATCAAGCACCTTTGCTACTTGTTGGGCAACCAGTCTCGTTACTTTTGTTGGGACTACAAATAAAACAGCATCCACATCCTTTAGTGTTTCTTCTAAGTCATGATAGGCTTTAATTTTTTCGTCGAGTAGGATATCTTTGAAGTAGCGTTTGTTTGTATGTTGGTTATTGATTTCATCAATTTGGTCAGAAATATTTCCCCAAATTCGAACCTCGTGTCCATTGTCGTTTAGGACCTGCGAAAGGGCAGTTCCCCAAGAACCAGGACCCAAGACAGCGATGGTTTGTTTCTTCATCTTTTCCTCCTTGTAAGAGTTCTTCCTTTCATTTTACCATAAAAAGCCTTTTCATGCATCACCTGTAGATGAAAGCGTACTAATTTATAATAAGGAGACTTCTTTGACAAGATGCCTCTTTTTTGCTAGAATAGCATCAATATGAACGAATGAGAAGGAGCTGACGCAGGATGTCGCTCCCTTTATCTATTTTATTAGGAGGAAATATGCTCATTAAAAAAATAAAAACCTATAAATGGCAGGCCTTGGCATCCCTAATGATGACAGGCTTGATGGTTGCGAGCTCGCTCTTGCAACCGCGCTATTTGCAAGAGGTGTTAGAGGCTTTGTTGGCCGGTCAACATGAGGCTATTTATAGTATTGGCGCTTGGTTGATAGGGGTAGCCCTAGTTGGTCTGGTTGCAGGTGGGGTCAATGTAACGCTTGCAGCCTATATTGCTCAAGGAGTGTCTTCGGACCTTCGGGAAGACGCTTTTCGCAAGATCCAGACTTTTTCTTATGCCAATATCGAGCAGTTTAATGCGGGTAATCTTGTCGTCCGTATGACCAATGATATCAACCAAATTCAGAATGTGGTGATGATGGCTTTTCAAATTCTTTTCCGTCTCCCTCTTCTCTTTATCGGTTCCTTTATCTTGGCGGTCCACACTCTTCCATCGCTTTGGTGGGTGATTGTCCTCATGGTGCTCCTAATCTTTGCACTAACAGCCATCATGATGGGGATGATGGGGCCACGATTTGCTAAGTTTCAAACCCTTCTTGAACGGATCAATGCTATCGCCAAGGAAAATCTACGTGGTGTGCGCGTGGTCAAATCCTTTGTACAAGAAAAAGCACAATTTGACAAATTTACCGAGGTTTCAGATGAACTTCTCGGCCAAAATCTTTATATTGGTTATGCCTTCTCAGTTATAGAACCTGTTATGATGCTAGTCGGCTATGGGGCAGTCTTCCTCTCTATCTGGTTGGTGGCTGGTATGGCTCAGTCAGATCCATCTGTTGTGGGCTCGATTGCTTCCTTTGTCAACTATCTCAGCCAGATTATCTTTACCATTATCATGGTTGGATTTTTAGGAAATTCTGTCAGCCGTGCCATGATTTCCTTGCGTCGTATCCGCGAGATTCTAGATACCGAGCCAGCAATGACCTTTAAAGATCTCCCGGATGAAGAGTTAGAAGGAAGTCTCTCTTTTGAAAATGTGACCTTCACCTATCCTAATGACGATGAGCCTATGCTGAAGAATGTAACCTTTGAAATTGCGCCTGGTCAGATGGTCGGTGTGGTTGGGGCTACTGGAGCAGGGAAGTCCACTCTAGCACAGTTAATTCCACGACTTTTTGATCCACAGGAGGGATCTATCAAGATTGGTGGCAAGGATATTCGAGACGTCAGCGAGGGAACCTTGCGTAAAACAGTTTCCATCGTCTTGCAACGTGCTATTCTCTTTAGCGGGACCATTGCAGATAATCTTCGTCAAGGAAAAGGAAATGCCAGCGTGTCAGAAATGGAACGTGCAGCACGAATCGCCCAAGCCAGCGAATTTATCGGACGCATGGAAAACAAATTTGAGAGTCAGGTCGAAGAACGTGGCACCAACTTTTCTGGTGGACAAAAACAACGGATGTCGATTGCCCGTGGGATTGTCAGCGATCCCCGTATCCTGATTTTTGACGATTCGACTTCGGCCCTAGATGCCAAGTCAGAAAGACTCGTGCAGGAAGCTTTGAATAAAGATTTGAAAGGGACAACAACCATTATCATCGCTCAAAAGATCAGTTCAGTCGTCCATGCGGACAAGATTTTGGTCTTGGATCAAGGGCGTTTGATTGGAGAAGGACGGCATGCAGACTTGGTAGCTAACAATGCCGTCTACCGCGAAATCTACGAAACACAAAAGGGAAAGGAGGAATAAAATGAAAACCGTTCGATTTTTCTGGAATTATTTTAAAGTTTACAAGCTCTCCTTTGTCATTGTGATTCTGATGGTTGCAGTTGCGACGATTGCCCAAGCCCTCTTTCCAGTTTTTTCAGGTCAAGCAGTGACGGAGCTCGCTAACCTAGTTCTGGCTTATCAAAATGGAACTTCCGACCTAGCCTGGCAGAGTTTGTCAACTCTGATGCTGAATTTAGCTCTGGTTGTCCTCGCCTTAGTGGTATCTAGTTTGATTTACATGACCTTGATGACCCGTGTGATTGCTGAGTCAACAAATGAGATGCGTAAGGGTCTCTTTGGCAAACTTTCTCGTCTGACGGTTTCTTTCTTTGACCGCCATCAGGATGGCGATATCCTTTCTCGCTTCACGAGTGACTTGGACAACATCCTTCAAGCCTTCAATGAAAGCCTAGTTCAGGTCATGAGCAATATTGCTCTTTACATCGGTTTGATTTTTGTCATGTTTTCAAGAAATGTGACGCTCGCCCTGATAACAGTAGCCAGTACTCCAGTAGCCTTTCTCATGTTGGTTTTCATCGTGAAAATGGCCCGCAAATACACTAATCTCCAGCAAAAAGAGGTAGGGAAACTCAACGCCTACATGGACGAAAGTATTTCAGGGCAGAAAGCTGTTATCGTACAAGGAATTCAAGACGACATCGTAGCAGGCTTTGTGGAGCAAAATGAGCGCGTGCGCAAGGCAACCTTTAAGGGGAGAATGTTCTCAGGCATCCTCTTTCCTGTTATGAATGGGATGAGCTTGGTCAATACGGCCATCGTCATTTTTGCAGGTTCGGCTGTCTTGCTGAACGATCCAAGTATCGAAACAACGACAGCCCTAGGTTTGATTGTCATGTTTACTCAATTTTCTCAGCAGTACTACCAGCCGATTATCCAGGTGGCTGCGAGTTGGGGGAGCCTCCAGTTGGCCTTTACTGGGGCAGATCGTATCCAAGAAATGTTCGATGCAGAAGAAGAGATTCGTCCGCAAAATGCGCCTGCCTTTACGGAATTGCGAGAAGGCGTTGAAATCAGTCACATTGATTTCTCTTATGTGCCAGACAAGCCGATTTTAAAAGATGTTAGCATTTCAGCTCCTAAGGGGCAGATGATAGCAGTTGTCGGTCCGACTGGCTCAGGGAAAACGACCATCATGAACCTCATCAATCGTTTCTACGATGTGGATGCAGGCAGCATTTGCTTTGATGGCAAAGACATCCGTGACTACGACTTGGACAGCCTGCGGAGCAAGGTCGGGATTGTCTTGCAGGATTCGGTCTTGTTTAGTGGAACGATCCGAGACAATATCCGCTTTGGTGTGCCAGATGCCAGTCAGGAAATGGTCGAAGCAGCTGCCAAGGCAACTCATATTCATGATTATATCGAAAGCTTGCCTGATAAGTATGATACCCTTATTGATGATGAGCAAAATATCTTCTCGACTGGGCAGAAACAATTGATTTCCATCGCTCGGACCTTGATGACAGATCCTCAAGTCCTAATCCTAGATGAAGCGACTTCCAATGTGGATACCGTAACAGAAAGCAAAATCCAGCATGCTATGGAGGCAGTTGTAGCAGGACGAACCAGTTTTGTCATTGCCCATCGTCTCAAGACCATCCTCAATGCCGATCAGATTATTGTCCTCAAAGATGGAGAGGTTATTGAACGTGGAAATCATCACGAGTTGCTCAAACTCGGCGGTTTCTACTCGGAACTATATCACAATCAATTTGTCTTCGAATAAGAAAGAAGTTGTCCTCGTTGGGCAGCTTTTTCTTGTCCATAAAAAATACTTATCACGGTCTTTAAAAAAACATATTAGACAGGAAAGGGGTGGAGTGATAAGATAAGACTGTCGCAAGAAAATCGAAAGGAGACACATCATGGCTAGAACGGTTGTAGGAGTTGCTGCAAATCTATGTCCTGTAGATGCAGAAGGGAAAAACATTCACTCATCTGTATCCTGTAAATTTGCAGAGAGCATTCGTCAAGTCGGTGGTCTCCCTTTAGTAATTCCTGTAGGGGATGAGTCCATTGTGCGCGATTATGTGGAAATGATTGACAAACTCATCTTGACAGGTGGGCAAAATGTCCATCCTCAGTTTTATGGAGAGAAAAAGACCATTGAGAGCGATGATTACAACCTTGTACGCGATGAGTTTGAACTAGCTCTCTTGAAAGAAGCGCTCCGTCAGAATAAACCAATTATGGCAATCTGTCGTGGGGTTCAGCTGGTCAATGTTGCTTTTGGCGGCACTCTCCACCAAGAAATTGAAGGTCACTGGCAAGGCTTGCCTTTTGGAACATCTCATTCTATTGAGACAGTAGAAGGAAGCGTGGTGGCTAAGTTGTTTGGCAAAGAAAGTCAGGTCAACTCAGTCCATCGTCAAAGTATCAAAGACCTGGCGCCTAATTTCCGTGTGACTGCTATTGATCCAAGAGATCAGACCATCGAAGCGATTGAGTCTATTGATGAGCATCGCATTATCGGCTTGCAGTGGCACCCAGAGTTTCTGGTCAATGAAGAAGACGGCAATTTAGAACTATTTGAGTATTTATTAAATGAATTGTAACGGTTAGAATCTCTAGCCGTTTTTATTCGTCCTTTCAGATTTTTTATATTTTAGCAAATTTACGCAAACGTTTGAATTCTGATAAAAATTGGGCAAATTCAATAAAAAAGCTTGAAAAAATCGAAGGTAAGCGTTATGATAGAAAAGAAGAAATTTTGGAGGATTATCATGTCACATATTAAATTTGATTATTCAAAAGTTTTAGACAAATTTGTTGCCCCACATGAAGTGGAATACATGCAAGCACAAGTAACAGCTGCAGACGAATTGATCCGTAAAGGAACTGGTGCTGGTAGCGACTTTTTGGGTTGGTTGGACCTTCCTGAAAATTATGACCGCGAAGAATTCGACCGCATCTTGAAAGCTGCTGAGCAAATCAAATCAGACAGCGATGTTTTGGTTGTAATCGGTATCGGTGGATCTTACCTTGGTGCCAAAGCAGCCATCGACTTCTTGAACCACCACTTTGCAAACTTGCAAACAAAAGAAGAACGCAAAGCTCCACAAATCCTTTACGCTGGAAACTCAATCTCATCTACTTACCTTGCTGACTTGGTAGAGTACGTAGCTGACAAAGACTTCTCAGTAAACGTGATTTCTAAATCAGGAACAACAACTGAACCAGCTATTGCTTTCCGTGTCTTCAAAGAACTCTTGGTTAAGAAATACGGTCAAGAAGAAGCTAACAAACGTATCTATGCCACAACTGACCGCCAAAAAGGTGCTGTTAAGGTTGAAGCAGATGCCAACGGTTGGGAAACATTTGTGGTTCCAGATGATATCGGTGGACGCTTCTCAGTATTGACAGCAGTTGGATTGCTTCCAATCGCAGCATCAGGTGCAGACATCAAAGCCCTTATGGAAGGTGCGAATGCAGCTCGTAAAGACTACACTTCAGATAAACTTTCAGAAAATGAAGCTTACCAATACGCAGCAGTTCGTAACATCCTTTACCGTAAAGGCTACGCTACTGAAATCTTGGTAAACTACGAACCATCACTTCAATACTTCTCAGAATGGTGGAAACAATTGGCTGGTGAGTCAGAAGGGAAAGACCAAAAAGGTATTTACCCAACTTCAGCAAACTTCTCAACTGATTTGCACTCATTGGGTCAATTTATCCAAGAAGGAACTCGTATCATGTTTGAAACAGTTGTCCGTGTTGACAAACCACGTAAGAACGTGATCATTCCAACTTTGGAAGAAGACCTTGACGGACTTGGTTACCTTCAAGGAAAAGACGTTGACTTTGTAAACAAAAAAGCAACTGACGGTGTTCTTCTTGCCCACACTGACGGTGATGTGCCAAACATGTACGTAACTCTTCCAGAGCAAGATGCCTTCACTCTTGGTTACACTATCTACTTCTTCGAATTGGCTATCGCCCTTTCAGGTTACTTGAATGCCATAAACCCATTTGACCAACCAGGTGTTGAAGCCTACAAACGTAACATGTTTGCCCTTCTTGGAAAACCAGGATTTGAAGAATTGAGCAAAGAGCTTAACGCACGTCTATAATAGAAGAAAAGAGTGGCTTGTCCACTCTTTTTTACTCTCTTTATTCGTAGACATTGGACTCAGGCGAGACTTGTGATATAATATAGAAAGCAAAAAGGCAGACGCCTAGAGACTTTATAGGAGAAACTATGTCAAAAGATATCCGCGTACGCTACGCACCAAGTCCAACAGGACTCCTACACATCGGAAATGCCCGTACAGCATTGTTTAACTACCTTTACGCACGCCATCATGGTGGAACTTTTATCATTCGTATCGAAGATACTGACCGTAAACGCCATGTTGAGGATGGAGAACGCTCACAACTTGAAAATCTTCGCTGGTTGGGCATGGATTGGGATGAAAGCCCAGAAACTCATGAAAATTACCGCCAATCAGAGCGTTTGGAACTCTATCAAAGATACATCGACCAATTGCTAGCTGAAGGAAAAGCCTACAAATCTTACGTTACAGAAGAAGAGTTGGCGGCTGAGCGCGAACGTCAAGAAGCAGCAGGTGAAACACCACGTTACATCAATGAATATCTTGGCATGAGCGAAGAAGAAAAAGTAGCTTACATCGCAGAACGTGAAGCAGCTGGTATCATCCCAACTGTCCGTTTGGCTGTTAATGAGTCTGGTATCTACAAATGGCATGACATGGTCAAAGGTGATATCGAGTTTGAAGGTGGCAACATCGGTGGTGACTGGGTTATCCAAAAGAAAGATGGCTACCCAACTTACAACTTTGCTGTTGTTATTGATGACCACGATATGCAGATTTCTCACGTTATCCGCGGTGATGACCACATTGCCAACACCCCAAAACAGCTCATGGTCTATGAAGCTCTTGGTTGGGAAGCTCCAGAGTTCGGTCACATGACTTTGATCATCAACTCTGAAACGGGTAAAAAATTGTCTAAACGCGATACAAATACCCTTCAATTTATCGAAGATTACCGTAAGAAAGGCTATCTTCCAGAAGCTGTCTTTAACTTTATCGCTCTTCTTGGTTGGAATCCAGGTGGCGAAGATGAAATTTTCTCTCGTGAGGAATTGATTAAACTCTTTGATGAAAATCGTCTCAGCAAGTCACCAGCTGCCTTTGATCAGAAGAAACTAGACTGGATGAGCAACGACTACATCAAGAGAGCTGATCTTGCGACAATCTTTGAAATGGCTAAACCATACTTAGAAGAAGCAGGGCGTTTGACTGATAAATCTGAAAAAATGGTAGAACTCTACAAACCACAAATGAAGTCAGTGGATGAAATCGTTCCATTGACAGATCTTTTCTTCTCAGATTTCCCAGAGCTGACAGACGCTGAGCGCGAGGTCATGGCAGGAGAAACCGTTCCGGTTGTTCTGGAAGCCTTCAAAGCGAAACTAGAAGCAATGACAGATGAAGAATTTGTGACAGAAAACATCTTCCCACAAATCAAAGCAGTTCAAAAAGAAACAGGTATCAAAGGGAAAAACCTCTTCATGCCGATTCGTATTGCCGTTTCAGGTGAAATGCATGGACCAGAATTACCAGACACCATTTTCTTACTCGGACGTGAAAAGTCAATCCAGCATATTGAAAACATGCTGAAAGAGATTTCTAAATAAAAAGGACTTCCGATGGATACATGGGAAAAGATGTATAAAGAAGCACGAGCCTTATACAATCCTCATGAAGTTTCTGACTTTGTTTATGCTAACCATGTTGTTGCTGCAGTAGAAGCAGAAGATGGTCAGATCTTCACAGGATTTTGTATGGAGGGCACTTGTGGCGTTTTTCATCTCTGTGCAGAACGAGCGGCTCTCTTCAATATGTATCAATTTTCAGGACAGACCAAAGTTAAGAAAATCCTCGCCTTTCGAGATAAACCTCCTTACGGCGAAGAATCAGGTATGCCCTGTGGCGCTTGCAGAGAATTTCTCTTAGAATTGAATGCTGAAAATAAAGAAGCAGAGTTCATGATGAACTACGAAACAAGAAAAACAATTAAGGTTGCCGAATTGATCCCTTACTGGTGGGGAGAGGAACGTGCAACTAATTGGCAAGATAAATAAAGGGAGTCAGTTTAACTGGCTCTTTTCCCTAATCTTTTCAGAATTTCGGTAAAGAGGGAAAAAAGTCCTTGACAAAGGTAAAAAAGTAGGTATAATAGAAAGAGTTGAAAAGCTCAAGGTCCGTTGGTCAAGGGGTTAAGACACCGCCTTTTCACGGCGGTAACACGGGTTCGAATCCCGTACGGACTATGGTGTATTGCGGCTAAAAAAACTTGAAAAAAGTTTAAAAAATCTGTTGACAGAGGCAGGTAGCTGTGATATACTAATATAGTTGTCGCTCGAGAGAGAATGAGTGACAAAGACCTTTGAAAACTGAACAAGACGAACCAATGTGCAGGGCACTATAACTGAAGTTATAGTACTGAACAATGAAAAAAACAATAAATCTGTCAGTGACAGAAATGAGTGAGAACTCAAACTTTTAATGAGAGTTTGATCCTGGCTCAGGACGAACGCTGGCGGCGTGCCTAATACATGCAAGTAGAACGCTGAAGGAGGAGCTTGCTTCTCTGGATGAGTTGCGAACGGGTGAGTAACGCGTAGGTAACCTGCCTGGTAGCGGGGGATAACTATTGGAAACGATAGCTAATACCGCATAAGAGTAGATGTTGCATGACATTTGCTTAAAAGGTGCAATTGCATCACTACCAGATGGACCTGCGTTGTATTAGCTAGTTGGTGAGGTAACGGCTCACCAAGGCGACGATACATAGCCGACCTGAGAGGGTGATCGGCCACACTGGGACTGAGACACGGCCCAGACTCCTACGGGAGGCAGCAGTAGGGAATCTTCGGCAATGGACGGAAGTCTGACCGAGCAACGCCGCGTGAGTGAAGAAGGTTTTCGGATCGTAAAGCTCTGTTGTAAGAGAAGAACGAGTGTGAGAGTGGAAAGTTCACACTGTGACGGTATCTTACCAGAAAGGGACGGCTAACTACGTGCCAGCAGCCGCGGTAATACGTAGGTCCCGAGCGTTGTCCGGATTTATTGGGCGTAAAGCGAGCGCAGGCGGTTAGATAAGTCTGAAGTTAAAGGCTGTGGCTTAACCATAGTACGCTTTGGAAACTGTTTAACTTGAGTGCAAGAGGGGAGAGTGGAATTCCATGTGTAGCGGTGAAATGCGTAGATATATGGAGGAACACCGGTGGCGAAAGCGGCTCTCTGGCTTGTAACTGACGCTGAGGCTCGAAAGCGTGGGGAGCAAACAGGATTAGATACCCTGGTAGTCCACGCCGTAAACGATGAGTGCTAGGTGTTAGACCCTTTCCGGGGTTTAGTGCCGCAGCTAACGCATTAAGCACTCCGCCTGGGGAGTACGACCGCAAGGTTGAAACTCAAAGGAATTGACGGGGGCCCGCACAAGCGGTGGAGCATGTGGTTTAATTCGAAGCAACGCGAAGAACCTTACCAGGTCTTGACATCCCTCTGACCGCTCTAGAGATAGAGTTTTCCTTCGGGACAGAGGTGACAGGTGGTGCATGGTTGTCGTCAGCTCGTGTCGTGAGATGTTGGGTTAAGTCCCGCAACGAGCGCAACCCCTATTGTTAGTTGCCATCATTCAGTTGGGCACTCTAGCGAGACTGCCGGTAATAAACCGGAGGAAGGTGGGGATGACGTCAAATCATCATGCCCCTTATGACCTGGGCTACACACGTGCTACAATGGCTGGTACAACGAGTCGCAAGCCGGTGACGGCAAGCTAATCTCTTAAAGCCAGTCTCAGTTCGGATTGTAGGCTGCAACTCGCCTACATGAAGTCGGAATCGCTAGTAATCGCGGATCAGCACGCCGCGGTGAATACGTTCCCGGGCCTTGTACACACCGCCCG
This genomic stretch from Streptococcus sp. 1643 harbors:
- the gltX gene encoding glutamate--tRNA ligase produces the protein MSKDIRVRYAPSPTGLLHIGNARTALFNYLYARHHGGTFIIRIEDTDRKRHVEDGERSQLENLRWLGMDWDESPETHENYRQSERLELYQRYIDQLLAEGKAYKSYVTEEELAAERERQEAAGETPRYINEYLGMSEEEKVAYIAEREAAGIIPTVRLAVNESGIYKWHDMVKGDIEFEGGNIGGDWVIQKKDGYPTYNFAVVIDDHDMQISHVIRGDDHIANTPKQLMVYEALGWEAPEFGHMTLIINSETGKKLSKRDTNTLQFIEDYRKKGYLPEAVFNFIALLGWNPGGEDEIFSREELIKLFDENRLSKSPAAFDQKKLDWMSNDYIKRADLATIFEMAKPYLEEAGRLTDKSEKMVELYKPQMKSVDEIVPLTDLFFSDFPELTDAEREVMAGETVPVVLEAFKAKLEAMTDEEFVTENIFPQIKAVQKETGIKGKNLFMPIRIAVSGEMHGPELPDTIFLLGREKSIQHIENMLKEISK
- a CDS encoding cytidine deaminase yields the protein MDTWEKMYKEARALYNPHEVSDFVYANHVVAAVEAEDGQIFTGFCMEGTCGVFHLCAERAALFNMYQFSGQTKVKKILAFRDKPPYGEESGMPCGACREFLLELNAENKEAEFMMNYETRKTIKVAELIPYWWGEERATNWQDK